One part of the Bicyclus anynana chromosome 8, ilBicAnyn1.1, whole genome shotgun sequence genome encodes these proteins:
- the LOC112048641 gene encoding adenosine deaminase 2-like: MAVIIASVLFLLSAHDVTAKSAADYAMERANLLAEESELQVGGNIRLTDEENKANDILMRYKHDEVDDSFNNPNHFNFSRHYFTYKNDIIDSKVYQIIRRMPKGAALHVHSSLILSADRMLELTYLDHLYACFADGDLKLHFSERVPQQPCTFKWQLISELRNNTENIQAFDDNLKSHFTMYSDKEKDYEGDINYVWKRFEKVVNVIKGLVEYRPAAEKFLYEALKEFYEDNVMYVELRSGLKALYELNGTRHDKVYMPRLYHRVAKQFKEDYPDFVGIKLIVTKQRSAGIDQIRNTINLARIVKQELPEMVAGFDLVGQEDLGKPLIDLLPVLSDAMEDLNFYFHGGETNWFGTVSDENLVDAILLGSKRIGHGYALIKHPSLMAAVRNRDIAIEVNVVSNVVLSLVCDVRNHPLATYLALGMPVVLSSDDPGAWGADPLSTDYYIAFVGVASKKADLRMLKQLVINSIRYSSLDNKNKLDMYRLLHRKWNVFIEDVIRIFG, encoded by the coding sequence ATGGCCGTTATCATTGCGAGTGTACTATTTCTGCTCAGTGCACACGATGTGACGGCCAAGAGCGCGGCCGATTATGCAATGGAGAGAGCCAATCTACTTGCAGAAGAGTCCGAACTGCAAGTGGGAGGTAACATACGTCTTACCGACGAAGAAAACAAAGCGAACGACATCCTGATGCGCTACAAACACGACGAAGTCGACGACTCCTTCAACAATCCAAATCACTTCAATTTCTCGCGACACTACTTCACGTACAAAAATGATATCATCGATTCCAAAGTTTACCAAATCATCAGGAGAATGCCCAAAGGAGCCGCGCTTCATGTCCACAGTTCGTTAATACTGAGCGCTGATCGAATGCTCGAACTGACGTACCTGGACCATTTGTACGCATGTTTCGCGGACGGCGATTTAAAATTACACTTCTCCGAGCGCGTCCCCCAACAACCTTGTACATTTAAATGGCAACTGATCAGCGAATTGAGAAACAACACCGAAAACATTCAAGCGTTCGATGACAATCTAAAATCGCACTTCACAATGTATTCTGACAAAGAAAAAGACTATGAGGGAGATATTAATTACGTGTGGAAAAGGTTTGAAAAAGTGGTGAACGTTATCAAAGGCTTGGTAGAATACCGGCCCGCAGCAGAGAAATTCTTGTACGAGGCTTTGAAAGAATTTTACGAAGACAACGTTATGTATGTCGAACTGAGAAGTGGATTGAAAGCTTTGTACGAACTGAATGGCACTCGACACGACAAAGTGTATATGCCTCGACTGTATCACAGAGTAGCTAAACAATTCAAAGAAGATTATCCAGATTTTGTGGGCATCAAATTAATTGTAACAAAACAACGCAGTGCAGGGATTGATCAAATCAGAAACACCATAAATTTAGCTCGGATAGTTAAACAGGAGCTACCGGAAATGGTTGCCGGTTTCGATTTAGTTGGCCAGGAGGATTTGGGAAAACCGTTAATAGATCTCCTCCCGGTTCTGTCGGATGCTATGGaagatttgaatttttatttccaCGGTGGAGAAACGAATTGGTTTGGAACTGTATCGGACGAGAATTTGGTGGACGCGATACTTTTGGGGTCCAAAAGGATAGGACATGGATACGCGTTGATTAAACACCCTTCGCTTATGGCTGCAGTGAGGAACAGAGATATAGCGATAGAAGTGAATGTGGTATCAAATGTGGTGTTATCATTAGTTTGTGACGTACGTAATCATCCGCTGGCTACGTATTTGGCTCTCGGAATGCCGGTTGTTTTGTCGAGTGACGATCCCGGTGCTTGGGGTGCGGATCCATTGTCTACTGACTATTACATCGCGTTCGTTGGTGTTGCCAGCAAAAAAGCAGATTTACGTATGTTAAAACAATTAGTTATTAACTCTATTAGATATAGTTcgttagataataaaaataaattagacatGTACAGACTTTTACATAGGAAATGGAATGTTTTTATTGAGGATGTTATTAGAATATTTGGGTGA
- the LOC112048647 gene encoding adenosine deaminase 2-like, giving the protein MVKMWTMIPWTLFCIVSMVYANDAFERALEERNYLIQKQLDTMLGSDIVLNDNEEKANKIIMALKEKEIDHGFAKPQYHNFSKHFFDYKDDVKRSELFKIIQKMPKGAMLHIHDTGVLGPDYVVSLTYLDNLFVCFEGNGIQFLFSLKTPTTLCSTEWELMRDARYSSGNVEKFDAKLRKYFTIVIDNPHEVYTDVNAVWSYFQNYFIQTTGLFTYKPVWEKYFYDSLLAFRDDNIMYAEVRSVFPELYDLHGTVYDIMDTAASYKKVNDQFMNDYPDFFGAKLIYSPLRQVSIETVKEYIANARKLKEMFPDFIAGFDLVGQEDLGSPTKEFLKELSEAGDDLNYFFHSGETNWYGTTSDENLVDAIVLNARRIGHGYAIIKHPLLIEEIKKRNIALEVNVISNAVLALVADVRNHPLASYLANNLPVVISSDDPGVWESEQLSHDFYVTFVGVASRRADLRLLKKLALNSLYYSEYSNKDEIVHEFEIRWTRFINSII; this is encoded by the coding sequence ATGGTGAAAATGTGGACAATGATACCGTGgactttgttttgtattgtGAGCATGGTTTATGCGAACGACGCGTTTGAAAGGGCATTGGAGGAAAGAAACTATCTTATACAAAAACAACTCGACACTATGCTGGGTAGTGACATCGTCTTGAATGACAACGAAGAAAaggcaaacaaaataataatggcGTTAAAGGAAAAAGAAATCGATCATGGCTTTGCGAAGCCCCAATATCATAATTTCTCGAAACACTTCTTTGATTATAAAGACGACGTAAAAAGATCGgagctttttaaaataattcagaAAATGCCAAAAGGTGCAATGCTCCACATTCATGACACAGGCGTTTTGGGTCCAGATTATGTTGTATCACTTACATACTTGGAcaatttgtttgtgtgtttcgAGGGAAATGGCAtccaatttttattttccttgAAAACACCGACTACTCTATGTAGTACGGAGTGGGAATTGATGAGAGACGCTCGCTATTCGTCAGGGAATGTAGAAAAATTTGACGCTAAACTCAGAAAGTATTTCACTATTGTTATCGATAATCCACATGAAGTTTACACTGATGTCAACGCTGTTTGGTCTTACTTCCAAAATTACTTCATTCAAACTACTGGCTTATTTACTTACAAACCCGTTTGGGAAAAATATTTCTACGATTCTCTGTTAGCATTCAGAGACGATAACATCATGTATGCGGAAGTCAGGAGTGTATTCCCCGAATTGTACGATTTACATGGAACCGTGTATGATATAATGGACACGGCTGCTTCTTACAAAAAAGTCAATGATCAATTTATGAATGATTATCCTGACTTTTTCGGCGCAAAACTGATTTATTCTCCTCTGAGACAGGTCAGCATTGAAACTGTTAAGGAATACATCGCTAATGCGAGGAAACTGAAAGAAATGTTTCCAGATTTTATTGCAGGTTTCGATTTAGTGGGTCAAGAAGACTTAGGGTCACCAACTAAAGAATTCTTAAAGGAACTTTCTGAAGCAGGTGACGATTTAAATTACTTCTTTCATTCAGGAGAAACAAACTGGTATGGAACTACGAGTGATGAAAATTTAGTAGATGCAATAGTTTTGAACGCTCGGCGTATAGGACATGGTTATGCCATAATTAAGCATCCTCTGCTGATTGAAGAGATTAAGAAAAGGAATATAGCACTAGAGGTGAATGTTATATCAAACGCCGTCCTAGCATTAGTGGCAGATGTTAGGAATCATCCTTTGGCTTCGTACCTAGCAAACAATTTGCCAGTAGTGATTTCGAGTGACGACCCGGGTGTGTGGGAGTCTGAACAGCTGAGTCATGATTTTTATGTAACTTTCGTAGGTGTAGCTAGCCGTCGCGCCGATTTGAGATTGCTTAAAAAATTGGCTCTCAATTCTTTGTACTATAGTGAATATTCTAATAAAGATGAAATTGTACACGAATTCGAAATCAGATGGACAAGATTTATTAACTCGATTATCTAG
- the LOC112048644 gene encoding adenosine deaminase 2-A-like has product MRSILPYLLTLAVCHATIDDYKAERAKIVRAEALLSVGGNSTLTDKESDVNNCLMQRKFREVDYGFNNPQSYAFSRHFFTYKNNINNSRVYKIIKDLPKGAALHIHDMGILGPDYILNITYMDNLFVCFDKDDVQFKFSDKAPTEPCTYKWNLISDARRSSNSTVDFDAKIRKYFTMYVDNPDDVYPSIKESWGIFMQYFQRVAPLLTYRPIWEQYCYEVLRKFREDNVMYVEFRSILPVLYELDGTVYDPIITAKSYKKTFDRFKKDHPDFLGAKLIYAPSRRIDRDKLDEYLRTARAIKAEIADNFAGFDLVGQEDLGSPLIEFIPQLIAASKDMDFFFHAGETDWYGTTTDENLIDAILLGAKRLGHAYALPKHPLLMKAVIERNIGLEVNVISNNVLSLVRDVRNHPLSGFLANGMPVVLSSDDPGIWEADPLSNDFYVAFVGVASRLADLRMLKQLAFNSIEYSALKGSAKEEGIVMLTKHWNTFIENFDCSKY; this is encoded by the coding sequence ATGCGTTCTATACTTCCCTATCTGTTGACACTCGCAGTTTGCCACGCCACGATTGATGATTACAAAGCGGAGAGAGCAAAGATCGTACGAGCTGAAGCCCTCTTATCTGTAGGGGGAAACTCGACGCTCACGGACAAAGAATCAGATGTCAACAACTGTCTAATGCAACGCAAGTTCCGCGAAGTGGACTACGGATTTAACAACCCGCAGTCGTATGCATTCTCCCGCCATTTCTTCACATACAAGAACAATATAAACAATTCTAGAGTGTACAAAATTATCAAAGACCTTCCGAAAGGTGCAGCGTTGCATATTCACGACATGGGAATTTTGGGACCAGATTATATATTGAATATAACGTATATGGACAATTTATTCGTATGCTTCGATAAAGATGACGTACAGTTTAAGTTTTCTGATAAAGCTCCAACGGAACCATGCACCTATAAGTGGAATTTAATTAGTGATGCAAGACGCTCGTCGAATAGCACGGTTGACTTTGATGCGAAGATACGGAAATATTTCACGATGTATGTGGACAATCCAGATGATGTTTACCCAAGCATCAAGGAGTCGTGGGGCATTTTCATGCAATACTTTCAAAGAGTAGCCCCACTACTTACTTATAGACCGATATGGGAACAATACTGCTATGAGGTCCTCCGAAAATTTCGAGAAGACAATGTGATGTATGTAGAATTCCGTAGCATACTTCCTGTATTATACGAACTGGATGGCACGGTTTACGATCCAATAATAACTGCGAAATCCTACAAGAAGACATTCGATAGATTTAAAAAAGATCACCCAGACTTTTTAGGTGCAAAACTAATTTATGCCCCATCAAGGAGAATCGACAGAGACAAGTTAGATGAATACTTGCGGACAGCTCGAGCTATTAAAGCTGAAATAGCGGACAATTTTGCTGGATTCGATCTAGTAGGTCAAGAAGATTTGGGCAGCCCTCTAATAGAATTCATACCACAGTTAATAGCTGCATCCAAAGATATGGATTTCTTCTTTCACGCTGGAGAAACTGATTGGTACGGAACCACGACAGATGAGAACCTGATTGACGCTATTTTATTAGGAGCGAAGAGATTGGGCCACGCGTATGCCTTACCCAAACATCCGTTGCTAATGAAAGCAGTGATCGAAAGGAATATAGGTTTAGAAGTCAATGTCATATCCAATAACGTTTTATCTTTAGTGCGGGATGTACGGAATCATCCGTTGAGCGGTTTTCTTGCAAACGGTATGCCGGTAGTGCTATCTAGTGATGATCCCGGTATTTGGGAGGCTGATCCTTTGTCAAACGATTTTTATGTCGCGTTTGTCGGAGTTGCCAGTCGCCTCGCTGATTTGAGGATGTTGAAACAATTGGCGTTCAATTCTATCGAATACAGTGCTCTGAAGGGTAGTGCTAAAGAGGAAGGAATTGTTATGTTGACGAAGCATTGGAAcacatttattgaaaattttgactGTTCGAAGTACTGA